The following nucleotide sequence is from Corylus avellana chromosome ca7, CavTom2PMs-1.0.
GCTGTCAAAAGCATCCAAGCAATTGGTAACTGATTTTTTTGATAAGGAAATTCTTAAAAGACAGCTAGGGGATACAACCTAGTTTGCttatataagagaaaactaACTTATACAAGCTATTGGTAACTGATTGAAACATAGAAGCAAGTGAATTCACCAATGTCTTATAGTTCTAAATGTGTTTTTTACTCTGCGTTGAGTCATTTAGTGAGTTTTCGTGTTTAAATTCAGGGAGTGGAGAAGTTTATACGTGGGGGTGGAAGGAGTGTGTTCCCTCTGGGAAGGTTTTTGGAGACCCAAGTTTGGGAGGGAGCTTTGAAAAGGATGTATTTGAAAGGCAGAGTTCATTTATGACAGAGCAAGGTACTTTCAGTTTGGCATCTTTGTCATGAATTGTGACAACGAAGAGGGTCTTGTATTCCTTGTTGCTGACTAGTAGAGGTGGTTCTCTGACAGTAAGCCCTACCTCTCAAGCCTCGCGATCAACTGGTGGAACTGTATCCAGCGCTGATGCTAGAGGAGGTGGAGAAGAAAGTACAAAACGAAGAAGAATATCATCAGCAAAGCAAGCAGCTGAAAGTTCATCATCTGGTGATGAATCTCTCTCAGCATTGCCATGCCTTGTGACGCTGAACCCTGGAGTAAGGATAGCCTCTGTTGCTGCTGGGGGGCGCCATACTTTAGCATTGTCTGGTAATTCAACTGTGTTCTGAATAATTGCTACCTTTATGCCACAGTTTTGATGCATTGGTTTTTGTATTCTGGTCATGGTACGTAGGTTGGTTTGCAGTAGGAAATTTGAAGCTATGGAAGATCAATTTTCTAAAGCAAGACATATGATACTGATTTCCCAAAGTTTCAGATTTAGGACAGGTGTGGGGTTGGGGCTATGGAGGTGAAGGGCAGCTTGGTTTGGGCTCCCGGATACGTATGGTGTCCTCTCCTCATCCTGTGCCTTGTATAGAGCCCTCTTCTTATGGAAAAGATAGAGCTGCAGCACTCTCTAGAGGAAGTATGATTTCCGAGGGACAGGGTTTTAGAGTTCCTGGAAGTTATGTGAAGGGGATTGCTTGTGGAGGGCGACATAGTGCAGTAATCACAGGTATGGCTATGAAGTAGTTCTACCATTAAGTATGAAGTCATAAGCATTCGTGCTCTATCCTCTCTAATGTTGTTACTCTGAAGTTTTTAACTCATTTGATTACCTGTTCATGTATGCATATTCTCTGGCTGATATAAATGTTGTGCGTGCTTTGTATTAATATTTAATAGCATATGAACAAATAATTGAGTGAACAATTGTAAGAATACTTGCTAAAACTCATGAAATCCATTTGAAATGTGAGGCTCATTTAATGTTATTTTAGATAGAAAAGAAATGATACTTACCAATCCTAACTAACATGATGGGTATCTATCCTTATTAGGAAacattattcatccaaaaaaaatccttattaaGAAACTTTTAAAAACCTTAATATTCACCATGAATTTATTTGTACTGGAATTGACTAGAGTAAATgtggaaataaaataattgttttttatttgcaaaacattataaatgtgcaatttatttgtttttattttgtcatgtttATGTAGTTAACATGGCATCTACTGACATTTTCTGTATATCGATTCTTGTATATAGATGCTGGAGCGCTACTCACTTTTGGTTGGGGACTGTATGGACAGGTGAGTTTTTCCGGACAAGTGAATTTCGTGTTGTGTGCTTTTGTGCCTTGTGCTTTCTCTTCTTGAAATTATTAGTTAACCGATATATGTCATCTAGTAATATGGTTCACCGACTTTTATCTAATACTAATCTGACTTTGGATGTTGATCACTATTACTTTAGAAATGAAATCTACAGAAGCATCAACACACaaaacatttctttttaatGTAAAACCTGATTGTTTAAAACCCAATGGAACTTCATGCACTTATTTATCAGTATgatctattatttattttagggcAATTTATCTAAATAtgttttttaggattttttttttttgaatgaagcAATTATGTTGTGATGCGTAATGATGGGGAATTAAGTTATATAGGGTGGctatatgttatattatttttaaagggGTCCATTTTTTCACATATTGAAacatagataaaataaataaagggacTCAATGTATTATAAAATCCAAGCTTTATGATCTTGTACAAGCTCTCTTAATCCCAACTCCCTGCGGGCAGCGGGAATCTTTAGTTTATAATATGAGTTTtaactttttcttaatttgataTTGCAATATTATATACATCTGGGGAATTCAGAAgatattattcatatattttcttGAGATGTAACCCGACTTTTTTGTGCTTCCCACTTTACGTACTGGTATCAGACCTAACCGCAACAAGTTCATCGCAGCATTCTATTAGCATTAGTTCATAGATGGAATGTAGTCTTTTCTAGTTGCTGATAAAAGTTGTGTATATGGGCAACCTTATTACCTATCTTGCCAGTTGTTATGAAGCAGAATTCACtggattgaaaatttgaaacatGTCTACTGCTTTATCTGATATGGGGGTACTATTCCTTTCATGTTTCTGTGCCATTGATTTCTTGACTGTTAAACTTATTGGAATTCAGCTTCAAAATTATGGACCCAAACTACCCAAAGTATATGCTTTTCTACTCAGCTGTCATGTTCAGCATTTAATCCTTATATCCATCCCTGATACTGGGAGTCCCAACTTTTGGCTATTCTTCTGGATTAACATGTGTAGGTAAAGTATAAAATTGTAAAGAAAAAGCACTATGGATTTTCAAGATGAGTTTCATTTAAAAAGGGATGATCTATTATATTCCTTTTAATGTTCTTCTCTTTCAACTCTCTTTATTGCTGCATATTTTGGCTAACCATGATAAAGGAGTAAAACTGTTTGCTTTGTCATGTTGTTTTTGTAAGTGTGGGCAAGGAAGTACAGATGATGAGTTAAACCCAACTTGTGTGTCTTCCTTACTTGGTATCCGAATAGAGGGTGTTGCTGCGGGACTGTGGCACACAATCTGCATATCAGCTGACGGTGATGTGTATGCATTTGGTGGGAATCAGTTTGGGCAGTTGGGAACTGGTGCTGATCAAGCTGAGGTATACTCATTTGTTGTTTCCTTCATTAACATGGAGAGACAATGATAATCTCTCATAATATCACGCGGTTGTGCCAGTGGTACGATGATTCCTAGCTTGAAAATTTTAAGCAACAGCCTAGCTATGTTAGTCATACCATGATAGAATGGCTTAGATTGATAAACCAGTTAATGAACCAACCAGTTttttataattctttgcctTACCTTTATCTTATAATGTTGGAATGTGGATGGCTTCTAAGTTACGAAAAAGTATTTTAATCTTCTACTTCTGGTATAACTCTAGTTCATCGTTACCGCTATCTCAATCTTCTACTTTCATGTTGACAAATTATCTCCCTTGAATGGTATTTCTGCAATTAACTCcagtactttaatttttatgccAGACTCTGCCAAGGCTATTGGATGCTTCAAGCTTGGAAAATATGCATGCAAAAAGTGTGTCATGTGGGGCTCGTCACAGTGCCTTAATAACAGGTATGCCACCATGGATTTGTATCGACATCTATAATTCGTTTTTGCTAAGTGCTAATGGGAAGCCACCCTAAGACTGATGAACATGTCGTGTTTATGCAAATTTGAACACTGCCATACTTTAGTTTTGCACTTCCTACACCTTCAACTATCCATATCAAcggggggaaaagaaaaagatagaatttaaacagaaaaaaagaggaagaaactGTGGGTGTGTTCATTGGACACCTTACTCAATCCAGGTGTGGTAGTTCAATGAAACTTCCACAGTTTTTATGTTAGGCTCATCATTTCTTTGCTGTAAATAGTTATTTCTACGTTATAtagttatttgttaaaaattacattcaattttttcagcTGCTAAATTAAGcataattgtttttgtttggtctCAAATATAAGTTCAAATGGGGTAGTCATGTCCAAGTTGCAATGATGaatagttttcttttgtaaatttcagcTAATTAGAACATTGTACTAATGGGATAACTGAGTGGACACAACGCCCAATAAATATAACCTAATAAGCAAAGACTTTACTTTTGTGAAGGCAAATAGTGGTACTAATGTTATTATTAAAGACTAATTAAGAGATCATTCTGGGGAAGGCTTTAGAAGGATAAATCAAGCTTGGATTACTACTAACATCTTGGACTAATCAAACATAACTATGAATTGAAATGGTGAAGCATAAAGGTATTACTTGAATAGTTAGTAATATTCcttttttctaactttttcattGGGAGTCATATGATACAAAGCTACTCACTCACCCCGTACACAGTCTATtacattttaattatgtatatgaGAATTTTAACTCTCTATGAATTGATGCTTACAAATATGTTGTTACTGAGATACCTATTGACTTACTCGGctgtctctctctgtttcttgaaGAGGATAGGAAAGTGTTCTGCTGGGGATGGAACAAATACGGCCAGGTATTATGCTCGGACCAATCAGTCGTCTAGCTACTGTTACCATGGCATGACACTGCATTTACAtactttcatctttttgtattttgtatcaTATGAAATGTGTTTTGTTATAACTTAAAGGACCTACTTATGCTAGGGAATCTAACTTTCCATTATTTGGTTTCCACATCGATACCATGGAACTAATTTAGAGTCTCCGTTCGCATTTGGCAGCTTGGTTTGGGTGATGTGATTGATCGCAACATTCCTTCTCAAGTCACTATTGATGGTTGTGTCCCAAAAAATGTTGCTTGTGGCTGGTGGCATACCCTTCTTCTTGCCGAATCACCCACTTGAATTCTTCACTTGCTAGAGAGGCCTTCCCACAATTTTGTAGTTAGCAGTTTTCTAGATTGGCAACTTACCGAGTAATATGTATATGTACATACAGTAGCTtgtatacatatacatataatttGCATGTACTCGATTCTTTCATGGCTGATGTCCATCATGACTGGCCCTATCTATAACACCGTTGCAAGAACCAAGCATCGGTTCCAATATGTGCAACATTGTTGTTCATCCATTGTGTATCTCTTTATGCAACTTGAACCCTCTAATGTAGTAATTGGCGAGGGATAAATAACTTTCTGATGTAATGTAATGATATGCCTTGTAATTGTTATGTACAGGAGTGTTTTTGTATTCCTTCAATTACATTGTGGATGATGTTTTGGATTTTAATAGGGCCAAGTTTTTATGTTCtctaatttagtctattaaatttatgtgattgttttataaatttaaaaaatgcatgtgaaaatgcTTTTCGCATATATTTTGAACACATGTCGGGTACAAGATTGAGTTGCTGGCCCTACCCGAGTTTCTAGAACTTGGACTCGCACTTGCTAGTGGACCCATGGCCCCGAACCAGGGTAGGAAATACAGTGGGCGTTGCCACAAGAACCGGTGGGTCTTAATTATGGGGATATGTGTGAACAGTTATTGATGAAATAAAGTCAACAAAATGGATTGCTGAAAGTGATTTCATTCAAACAAGGCATTGAGTAGTCAGAGTAGAAGGTTCTCTTCCTTTTAAATTGTTGAAAGATGATTTTAATATTGATTAGAccatttttactttatattgcCTCCCATGTATTCCGGTTTAcctttattatttatattatcttTTCCCTATAAAACAAAGTATTTGAACCTAACAGTCAACCTCAAAAACCCAAAGAATGTGAGTTTTATTTTaggaaaatcatatattttttcaaattataataGTAAATTTTAGAAAGGGGTATGTATCATCAAATCCTTTCACATTCTAAATATACagaacttcttcttcttcttttttgtaaataaagAAGAATGTGTAAAGTATAGAGATGTTCACAACCCATAATTCAAAATTATTcacattaattagtttttttcgAGCGAGTAATACTACATAACACATTTTTATCACACAATGCTAATGTGATAGTTTCAATTAATCCATGAATTAgtccttttttaaatttaaaaatatcataTCAGCATTGCtagtatttattaaaaaaaaaaaaaattgggacaaATCTTAACCTTTAAAACCATCAAgagtggtggttcaatggttcaaaaaaaattttcaagtgGTCAGGACATGTACTAGGGCGTAGGTTCGAACTTGTGCAATGGAGAATTTTCacatatgcctgattagtattagccgctttgaattttcattgatgcCATGATGGAGCTGGGTTAGACTATGGCTCAGTCGGACTTAAGAGAGCGCCTGCGATTCTAACCGTTTAGTCCCCTCCTCATGTGCGGCTCACAGCAAATAGGTGCTTACGCTTAAGTAAGATAGTCACAATTGATCTTTCCGGCCTaccctttttaattagaaaaaaaaaaaaatacatatattaatGGATAACTCAGAAGTAAGAAGACTTGTTGTTTTTCAGATAAAATCCTAATCGAGCATTAAAATGGATAAAACTAACTAAAGGTTTagacaaaacaaataaaaaacaataatgtgGAGGCCACGACTGAAACTATAGACTCAagtgaaaattaaaaaggggaaacttcactaaggacccccaaactttcacccgttttgaaataccccccctgaacttcaaaatctctcaacttggtcccctaaactttcaattgctctcaatttggacccttccgttaattttagccgttaaaaattcaaaaaaagaccaaaatatccctgatttatgttttttttttaaaataaaaaaacgttttagaagttgaaattttatacaaaagtcaggggtataaacgtcatgtgacgtttaaaatctgacagaggagtccaaattgaaagcaattgaaagttcaggggactaaattgagagattttgaagttcagatggggtatttcaaaacgggtggaagtttgggggtccttagtgaagtttccccaattAAAAAAGATTGTCAACGATATCAGAAAACGACAAGCACAATTTGCCAACGAAATTTCTCTATCTTTCTGCCAAATACACTTCACAAAGTTTGACGGGAACATCTCCACATTCATTTCAACATCCAATACGTGAAATCCACTTCCCAGTTCCCAcccactctctctttctctctctctctctctctcaatggaGGCGACCACTAAGCTGCTCATATTCACGGCGGCGCTGCTAATGTGCGCCGGGTGCGCCACCTCCGCTGTACGCTGTCCCAACTGCGGCAACATCACAATCCCTTACCCGCTCAGCACGGGCCCCACGTGCGGGGACCAGTCGTACAAGATCCTGTGCGACGCGGGCTCGCTCAAATTTGATACGCTCAACAACAGCTACCCGATCACGTCCATCAACCCCTCCGCCCAACGGTTCGTGATCAGGCCCTCGAATTTCCTCCCAAACACCTGCGTCACCTCGGATATAGCCCACCAGGGCGTCCAGCTGAACAGCAGCCTCCCCTTCAACGTCACCAGCAGCAACACAATCCTCTACCTCAACTGTACCAGCGACCTCCTCAGATCACCATTGAATTGCTCGTCAACGAGTCTCTGCCACGTGTACGTCAACAACAGTGGGGCCGTGGGTCCATGCGAGGACTCACCACTTTGTTGTACGTTCCGTGCGGGCGGGTCGTCCACCTCGTACATGATCCGGGTCCGGCAGTCCGGATGTAGCGCTTACTCGAGCTTTGTGAACTTGGATCCGACCTTGCCCGTGAACCGCTGGCCCCAGCCGGGTCTGGAGATCCAGTGGGTGTCGCCTCGGGAACCGGTGTGCGGGTCTCAGGCGGACTGTAATGATGGGTCAAACTCTAACTCTAACTCCACTTGTGGGCCCGATCCAGCTGAGGCTGGGGTCCGCCGGTGCTTCTGTAACCCGCCGCTTGTGTGGGACCCCGTTGAAGGGGTGTGTGTTGAGAGtaagttggattttttttctttctctgacAGATACTTAACAGGAGGAGTGCACTGGCTAACACGTCGCTTTGCTTTGTTTTGTAACtttgtttgtgtgtttatttgtttttttttttttttttttgaagattgtcaAATTACTGGGAGTTGCGGCGATTCAGACCGGACTGCACTCATAGCAGGTACTTTCTAATAACAGGATTGATTAAcactaattttaaattgattgacttggcatattttaattttaattttaatttttttttttaagtaattgacatgtaATGATgcaaattacttaaaatatgttatctcaattaatataaaataggtgtaaaaaataatattaatcttataaaaaaacaattttggacATAACACTCTGAGGTggaatcataattttttatttgggaggTTGGAaccttcttttatatatatatatatatatatatatatatagtctctcTATATGTGTGGATGCgtgtttatgtaaaataaaaataaacaagtcTTAAGTTTAATTTCACATAAAATAATAGTGTACAAGTTGAATTTATGAATGTTTTACTTCCAAATTGAAAGTGTGCTTAAGACGCATCccaagtttaaaattaaaaagatttgaCATAAGAGTAGACATGTCATAGTATTTTTATaggagttttaaaaaaatttgaggttGTTGAAGACACTCCAAAGACATACATAGGagttttagaaaatttataAGTTAATGTGTCAATTTACGTGTACATACATCCAGGGCCGGAGCCAAAATGTTGACTCcgggggcattttttttttaatggataaaaaaatataattaattaaaaatatttaaaagaaaattaaatatagaaaaatgatttttttggtcTCCTTTTTGTGCTTTGCAAGTGCAGAGTGTGTATgattatttcttaaaataaaacaaaacttcaGCTTGGTTAGAAACAAAATGTGGCTCAGAAGGTTTTGATAggaacaaaacattttttttattcttgtcaGAAGGTTTGACAAGTTATACCCCTCTTTCTatcttttttggttcttttctttttggcatgCAGCTGTActgctctttctttcttttttttattcttatttttgtcTTGCATTCCTTACCTTTCGGCTTCTCTTGTTAATGAAATGGTGCGTAGTGAAAGTAGTGAAATTGTACATCTTCAACCTCATTTCTCTAAAACTCTCAAATTTATGGCTGAAGCTTCAACCTCATTTCTTTGAAACTTTCAAATTTATGGCTGATGTTTAGGGGTCAAGGAGCATAATCATGGCTGAGAGGggcatatgaaaataatttaccATGTTAAGGAGAATTTTCGGAGCCCCTGCATGCATCGGTCActaaataattcaaatttgattgtttaattttcacTTATATTGTGCCACATAAATTTATGAGAAagttgtaaattgtaataaaatGTATAATACCCTAaccaatgattttatattaaGGCTGAATGTCTGAATAAGACAAGGTCTATGTTGTAAgagtaaaataattattgggGGTTATAGAATATATAGTATGTTTTTTGTATTAGGTTTGatatatttttctataagtATTTATCAAAGTTGTTTGTCTATAATCAAATATCtaggattttattatttttctttgcctagataattttttttgtataaataatttatgtaatacaattaattatatatattaaagtctttc
It contains:
- the LOC132186989 gene encoding ultraviolet-B receptor UVR8-like isoform X2; protein product: MPSVFIFFSFAFEESGKLITWGSTDDLGQSYLTSGKHGETPEPFPLPAEVSIVKAAAGWAHCVAVTGSGEVYTWGWKECVPSGKVFGDPSLGGSFEKDVFERQSSFMTEQVSPTSQASRSTGGTVSSADARGGGEESTKRRRISSAKQAAESSSSGDESLSALPCLVTLNPGVRIASVAAGGRHTLALSDLGQVWGWGYGGEGQLGLGSRIRMVSSPHPVPCIEPSSYGKDRAAALSRGSMISEGQGFRVPGSYVKGIACGGRHSAVITDAGALLTFGWGLYGQCGQGSTDDELNPTCVSSLLGIRIEGVAAGLWHTICISADGDVYAFGGNQFGQLGTGADQAETLPRLLDASSLENMHAKSVSCGARHSALITEDRKVFCWGWNKYGQLGLGDVIDRNIPSQVTIDGCVPKNVACGWWHTLLLAESPT
- the LOC132186989 gene encoding ultraviolet-B receptor UVR8-like isoform X1, whose amino-acid sequence is MNGEGIGDDGAVKMEAEIEKLVYMWGYLPGALPQRSPLVSPMVVRVPETIGSAGDSWKDVCGGGCGFAMAISESGKLITWGSTDDLGQSYLTSGKHGETPEPFPLPAEVSIVKAAAGWAHCVAVTGSGEVYTWGWKECVPSGKVFGDPSLGGSFEKDVFERQSSFMTEQVSPTSQASRSTGGTVSSADARGGGEESTKRRRISSAKQAAESSSSGDESLSALPCLVTLNPGVRIASVAAGGRHTLALSDLGQVWGWGYGGEGQLGLGSRIRMVSSPHPVPCIEPSSYGKDRAAALSRGSMISEGQGFRVPGSYVKGIACGGRHSAVITDAGALLTFGWGLYGQCGQGSTDDELNPTCVSSLLGIRIEGVAAGLWHTICISADGDVYAFGGNQFGQLGTGADQAETLPRLLDASSLENMHAKSVSCGARHSALITEDRKVFCWGWNKYGQLGLGDVIDRNIPSQVTIDGCVPKNVACGWWHTLLLAESPT